From Punica granatum isolate Tunisia-2019 chromosome 1, ASM765513v2, whole genome shotgun sequence:
GCAGTTCCACCATCCATAAAGCCGTCTGTTtcatgctgcgtttggttttaaagtaggattttaaaattagattttgattttaaaaaagagtggtataaatgggacatatcatttaactttgtatgaattattttattaaaaagtggtataaaatGGAGCCCActttttgactttatatgaattattttgttttgttgttggtaaaaaattagattaaaattgtaattttaaaatcacatttgcaaaccaaacaagctaAATTAGCGGAAGGACTACCGGGCGACAATGggctaattaattttcaagatAAGGGGCGAGAGTCGACATGGATTGTGGTTAAGAGCAAAGTCCATCATCGGATCGGAGCCGTTTGATTTTTGAATCGACGAAAACTTCACCTTACGACTTCAGCCACAACCCTCCACAGTAAATTGTTGACAGTTGATTGAAGGGAAAGATCTCGATTTTGTTGGCTATAGCTAAAAAtctatcttttttattatttgttgaAGGTTTGCCGTTGGCCTTTCAATTCTAAGAATACCATTGTTATTCCAAAAGCACTTAATTTGAACTCATAAATATAGCATATACAAAACGGGGAATGAACAATGCGGGTGAGGAGCGGATAGATAAGCCTGCTCTAATTAATTTACATGTCGAGAACATTGTCTAAGCCTTGGTCAAGAATCTGAGCTCAACGACGACATAAAAGATATCAGATGTCAGCAGAGGCCCTTGAGTTCCCGGATAGTAGTGTCAGAGGATTTTGGTAACATACATAGGGAAGACAGTTCGCCAGTAGCAATCTTCACTCCGTCGTCACACTCTTTGCAAGATTCCGAGGCTGATCAACATTGTATCCTCGGAGGACTGTAAGATGATATGCCAGCAACTGCACTCAAAAGTCGAACAAATGTTAGCTGGCTTTCCTTTTTGTCCATAACAGAAGACACTTTCCTCGGTGAGCCATAACTAATTAGTTTAGTACTATTATGAACTATCCGAAAACAAGAAACTGTCACATCAAGTTTCACCTGCAATGGAACGATATTGATCACAGGCTGAAGACAATCCTCAACTTGAGGAACTTCAATCACGCGGGAGGCTCCCCCAGGGCAGACTGATGCAGCTCCCCCTCTCGAACACATCACAATTAGGCGCCCTTTCCGAGCATGGAGCTGTTGAATAACTGACTGTTGCTTACTGTTCACATTTTGATCAGTTCAGCATGAGTAGGAGGCGACACTTCAATTTCTAAAACTATGGGTGCCACAGGAGAAACTAACCTGAAGCAAGAATCATGGGTAGCAATCACGATTATTGGGAGGTTCTCATCAACTAGAGCCAACGGACCATGCTTCATTTCACCAGCCAGTATTCCTTCTGTGTGCATCAGTGCCACCTCCTTCACTTTAAGAGCTCCCTCGAGAGCCGTGGCATAGTTGTATCCTCTGCCAAACATGAGCAGTGATTGCTCTGCAACCAGCTGTGAAGCAAGATCTCTCATTTCCTGATTGAGCTTCAGCACCTCTCTCACTTTGTCTGCCAAAAACCGAAAGAAGGATATTATCAAATCCACAGTCAAACTCCCTCAGCAAATAGGAGGTAAAAAATGAACATGAATTTACAAGACATGACTGGAAGGACATACTGGGCAGGTCAAATAGGCCATCAATGATGGCCTCTCTTCTCGATTGGTTGGAGATTGTGTTGCCTCCAATTGCCAAGGCTAACATGGCCATAACTACTATCTGACTTGTGTATGCCTGTTGAATACAAAGATATGAGTAAACCAGTCCACTAACGAGATAAGAAAGAAGCGTATTCGTAGATTACAATATGGAAAGAATTTTAATCCATTACCTTTGTACTTGCCACACCGATCTCACAACCAGCATTGATATGAACACCACAGTGTGTTTTTCTGGCAATTGCACTGCCAACAGCATTTGTTATGCCGACACACAATGCCCCGTTGTCGAGAGCATATTCCAATGCATTTAAAGTGTCAGCTGTTTCACCCGATTGACTGACGAAAACTGCTGTGTCTTCTCTGTATATAGGACCCTTCCTATCCAAGAGATCGCTAGCAATTTCCATTGTAACCGGTATACCTGTTGGTTACCATAGCATGTAGCAAAAGAAGAGAGGGTATACAAGAAGTTTTAGAACACGAACTTGTCAATTAGAAATTGTTTCTTTATTTGCCAAAGTGCTAAGAAACATGAAGCCACTTGCCTGAAAGTTCCTCCAAGATTGGCCTTGCTGCCAGAGCAGCATTGTAGCTGGTACCACACCCAATAAAAAGAATCCGCCTGCTCCGTCTGATCGTCCTCAGGTGATCTTTGAGTCCGCCGAGGAGAACATTCTTACCATTGGAGGAGCCTCCACGTATAAGCCTTCCCCTCATTGTGGTGTTAAGGGATTCAGGCTGTTCATGGATTTCTTTCTGCATGTAATGCTTATAAGTTCCTTTGTTTATCTGTTCAACCTCCATCTCAAGAACAGATAGCGCACTTTGCACTGATGTAGATCTACGAAGAACACCACCACTTCTCCCCCTATCACTGCTGAACTTTAAAATAGATACTCTTCCATCCTGGTGCAATTACCATAAACAGTAGAAACTGAATCAATTACTTCTATTGCAGAAAAGATGGTCCCttgaagaaaattatatatataagaataagATAAAACCTAcagatatatatgttcataaatatatatctatatatatatatatgtatgtatgtatgtatccCCAAAATCAGACAAAGCAGAGATAACACTTTGTTTTGAAATAGTGAGACCATTTGCCCTTAAACAGATTTGCAAAGACCCATTCCAAGTCTAGAGCAGTTATAAATTGTTGAACATTGCTTTGAGGAGCACAGTGGACTGTGGGGGaggttcataatttttaaagagCCCCACCAAGGGTACAGATCAACAAGATTAACAGCATACTCTTTTAACTACATTCCAAGCATCCATTGCCGAGAAAGCATATACCACCCAAGACGATTGTCACGGCTCACAAAGGCCAAAGCCCCACTTTAAGTCATCTCAAACGAACAGAAACTATACCCAAAAGAAAGACAGAAAAAAGAAGGCAAAAAAGAATTACCTTGAGATGAACTAACTCATCATCTTGAAGCCGCAAAACTCTTTTTGTGTGTTCCACCAGAGCACTCTCATCACTGGATAAGAAGAGTTCTTTGGGATTCCCGTTGCTAGAAGAAAACCCACCGTCATCATCTTCAGCAAATTCCTGACAATAGCATCAGCAGACGCGTATCTGTGTAAGCAGAACTTGCTTTGACATGCAGAAGCACTAATGAACTGCCATGCATCAAGAGCCAAGCTTTCAGAACAAGCATTATATTTTTCTAGGTTTTGCTCATGCAAAACTTACTTTGACACCAAGAATAAGTGGGCTACCACGTTTACATGCAACCAATTCGTTGGGGTAATGTTTGCTCTTGAATATAAGGGCATATGCTCCTTCAAGGTGCCGTAAGACTTCAATCACAACTTGACTGAATGTGGCAGCCTGTCCACCTGCAATTCAAGTAATACGACCTCCAAAATCAAAGTCATCCCAGACTGTTCTCCAGCACACATCAAACAACCGATGCCCTTTCGAGACGAAGAATTAAGCACCAGATTGAATCGTGTTCATAGACCCTCAGCATCcttgtaattttagaaaataatggAATTGGCTGTACCTTCACCTTCACTGGATTGGTCAAAAATGTATTTGACAAGTTTGGGAATAACTTCAGTATCTGTTTCAGACTCAAAAGTGAACCCATGGCGGAGCAACGTCTCCTTCAAGACCTGAACAAGTGAACATGAAGAAGAGTATCTTGGAATAAATGACTTTGCCGTAACAAGGATCTCATGAAAACTGATGTTGCATGCCGAGACTACTGAATGCGAAGGGAGGCGGCATTTAGACCTCGTCTGTACCTTGTGATTCGTAATGATTCCATTGTGGACCACGAGGAAGTCATTTCCAGGGCCGGAGCCCTGAGGGTGACTGTTCCTTGGAGCTGGCTCTCCATGAGTTGCCCACCGCGTGTGGGCTATCCCAGCATGCACGGACAGAGACTCCTCCATG
This genomic window contains:
- the LOC116196956 gene encoding glutamine--fructose-6-phosphate aminotransferase [isomerizing] 2-like translates to MCGIFAYLNYNVERQRSHILEVLFNGLRRLEYRGYDSSGIAIDASSSSPVADSSTLHPLVFRQEGNIESLVKSVYQEVGAMDLNMEESLSVHAGIAHTRWATHGEPAPRNSHPQGSGPGNDFLVVHNGIITNHKVLKETLLRHGFTFESETDTEVIPKLVKYIFDQSSEGEGGQAATFSQVVIEVLRHLEGAYALIFKSKHYPNELVACKRGSPLILGVKEFAEDDDGGFSSSNGNPKELFLSSDESALVEHTKRVLRLQDDELVHLKDGRVSILKFSSDRGRSGGVLRRSTSVQSALSVLEMEVEQINKGTYKHYMQKEIHEQPESLNTTMRGRLIRGGSSNGKNVLLGGLKDHLRTIRRSRRILFIGCGTSYNAALAARPILEELSGIPVTMEIASDLLDRKGPIYREDTAVFVSQSGETADTLNALEYALDNGALCVGITNAVGSAIARKTHCGVHINAGCEIGVASTKAYTSQIVVMAMLALAIGGNTISNQSRREAIIDGLFDLPNKVREVLKLNQEMRDLASQLVAEQSLLMFGRGYNYATALEGALKVKEVALMHTEGILAGEMKHGPLALVDENLPIIVIATHDSCFSKQQSVIQQLHARKGRLIVMCSRGGAASVCPGGASRVIEVPQVEDCLQPVINIVPLQLLAYHLTVLRGYNVDQPRNLAKSVTTE